In one window of Hevea brasiliensis isolate MT/VB/25A 57/8 chromosome 10, ASM3005281v1, whole genome shotgun sequence DNA:
- the LOC110631710 gene encoding protein DWD HYPERSENSITIVE TO UV-B 1 isoform X1 yields the protein MDISSLESWYLDSCSRREVLPNSAVLSCFSKAKIQKCCQKKCSIVVSLNQLKDDDISPLIDTFLAVDSSDIAAVDILHESPCNLNGEHIMSLLQAINLKLRVVDLQDVSLEEDFLWDLCQHGLSCKILNLKTTHIQKLNMVGNFMQLHTLNLDFCTSITSLHGDCFSCMPNLMHLSMCETRVVDLWTTMAALLKLPSLVELRFQNCLCCKDTGPCPASFGKKGNTACEKLVSAQLNMGSSIEPLHFDAEHAPIQVSHADGLHGNLISPTNASMINEVHGGSDEFSVASEADISSCLQRIGLLELSSNFLPNLNGKVKSQNEIEDVHEFVANRCTWDFKNKTTTLKNYSSHHPSLICFEKHYREYIIASLPRLKVLDNLPIGKMDKKMARIVFSKYYEYLPYNRQHKESVVSILQNREMGASGAYCPNFRKPKKQYPYGKSQCVFPRALSAAKLGSTAWPLLHTLSNFSNMYKEGREQLRPRQFEYHPSDSSLMVFGTLDGEVVVVNHENGKIVGFIPSTGAMNSVLGLCWLKMYPSKLLAGSDNGSLKLFDINYMLPKVADINCSTGVVGFDDFEPLTSVHVNSTDDQFLASGYSKDVALYDISSRRRIQLFTNMHREPINVAKFAHHSPFIFATSSFDHDVKLWDLRQKPEWPCYTASSSRGNVMVCFSPDDQYLLVSAVDNEVKQLLTADGRLHMNFEITSTGSAHNYTRSYYMNGRDYIISGSCDENVVRVCCAQTGRRVKDVYLEDSDSGNSLFVQSLRGDPFRLFHMSVLAASKRPSSKCEIIKVNLLAPSRSAKGYSYGRHVHSSFNMGVLGKNYSTSQGLSS from the exons ATGGATATCTCCAGCTTAGAATCTTG GTATCTTGATTCCTGCAGTAGGCGTGAAGTGCTACCCAATTCTGCAGTGCTATCATGTTTCTCCAAG gccAAAATACAAAAGTGTTGCCAGAAGAAGTGTAGCATTGTGGTTTCACTAAATCAGCTTAAGGATGATGATATTTCTCCCCTGATTGATACATTCCTGGCAGTAGACTCTTCTGATATTGCTGCTGTTGACATACTACATGAATCACCTTGCAATTTGAATGGAGAACATATTATGTCCTTGTTGCAAGCAATTAATCTAAAACTCCGAGTTGTCGATCTCCAGGACGTGTCATTGGAAGAGGACTTTTTGTG GGATCTATGTCAGCATGGCTTATCTTGCAAAATTTTGAACTTGAAGACCACCCACATCCAAAAATTGAACATGGTTGGAAACTTTATGCAATTACACACCTTAAATCTGGATTTCTGTACTTCAATCACTAGTTTGCATGGTGACTGTTTTTCATGCATGCCAAATCTGATGCATCTCTCAATGTGTGAGACAAGAGTAGTTGATCTTTGGACAACTATGGCTGCTTTATTGAAACTTCCTTCTTTGGTAGAACTACGGTTCCAAAATTGTTTATGTTGCAAGGACACTGGGCCATGTCCTGCATCATTTGGTAAGAAGGGAAATACTGCATGTGAGAAACTTGTTTCGGCTCAATTGAATATGGGTTCATCCATTGAACCACTGCATTTTGATGCTGAACATGCTCCTATTCAAGTTTCTCATGCTGATGGGTTACATGGCAACTTAATTTCGCCCACAAATGCATCAATGATTAATGAGGTTCACGGAGGAAGTGATGAGTTTTCAGTTGCTAGTGAAGCTGACATTTCAAGCTGCCTTCAGAGAATAGGTTTGCTAGAACTATCATCTAATTTCCTTCCTAATTTGAATGGAAAAGTCAAATCACAAAATGAG ATTGAAGATGTACACGAGTTCGTTGCAAATAGGTGCACATGGGATTTCAAGAATAAAACTACTACGTTGAAGAATTATAGCTCACACCACCCATCACTTATCTGCTTCGAGAAACATTATAGGGAGTACATAATTGCTTCATTGCCTCGTTTGAAGGTTTTAGATAATTTGCCCATTGGAAAGATGGACAAGAAAATGGCAAGGATCGTCTTTTCAAAATATTATGAGTACTTACCCTATAACCGACAGCACAAAGAAAGTGTTGTTAGCATTCTGCAGAATCGTGAAATGGGAGCAAGTGGTGCCTACTGCCCTAATTTCCGTAAGCCAAAGAAGCAATATCCTTATGGAAAGAGCCAATGTGTCTTTCCACGGGCTCTTAGTGCTGCCAAACTTGGGTCTACTGCATGGCCTCTTTTGCATACTTTGTCTAACTTCAGCAATATGTATAAAGAAGGACGTGAGCAGCTTCGCCCTAGGCAGTTTGAATATCATCCATCTGATTCTAGTCTTAtggtttttgggactctagatggCGAAGTAGTCGTCGTGAATCATGAAAATGGGAAGATTGTTGGTTTTATTCCTTCCACAGGAGCAATGAACAGTGTTTTGGGTCTCTGTTGGCTCAAGATGTATCCATCAAAG CTGCTAGCTGGTTCTGATAATGGTAGCTTGAAGTTGTTTGACATCAATTATATGCTACCAAAAGTTGCAGACATAAATTGCAGCACTGGAGTGGTTGgctttgatgattttgagccatTGACTTCTGTTCATGTCAATTCCACAGATGATCAGTTTCTTGCCAGTGGGTACTCAAAGGATGTTGCTCTGTATGACATTAGTAGTAGAAGACGCATACAGCTGTTTACTAATATGCATCGAGAACCCATTAATGTTGCTAAATTTGCTCACCATTCTCCCTTCATATTTGCTACTTCGTCATTTGACCATGATGTCAAGCTCTGGGATTTGAGGCAAAAACCAGAGTGGCCCTGCTATACAGCTTCAAGTTCAAGAGGAAATGTGATGGTTTGCTTTTCTCCTGATGACCAATATCTGCTTGTATCAGCTGTTGACAATGAG GTCAAGCAACTGTTGACAGCAGATGGGAGGCTTCACATGAATTTTGAGATAACTTCTACGGGGAGTGCTCACAACTATACTCGCTCCTACTACATGAATGGAAGGGACTACATCATAAGTGGAAGCTGCGATGAAAATGTTGTCCGTGTCTGCTGTGCTCAGACTGGAAGGCGAGTTAAGGACGTTTACTTAGAG GATAGTGACTCTGGAAATTCCCTGTTTGTGCAGTCCTTAAGGGGCGATCCTTTTAGG CTATTTCACATGAGTGTTCTTGCTGCCTCTAAGCGACCAAGCTCCAAATGTGAGATCATCAAG GTCAATTTACTTGCTCCCAGTCGCTCTGCCAAAGGATATTCTTATGGTCGACACGTCCATTCTTCCTTTAATATGGGAG TTCTGGGGAAGAATTACAGCACAAGTCAAGGCCTCAGCTCTTAA
- the LOC110631710 gene encoding protein DWD HYPERSENSITIVE TO UV-B 1 isoform X2, whose product MDISSLESWYLDSCSRREVLPNSAVLSCFSKAKIQKCCQKKCSIVVSLNQLKDDDISPLIDTFLAVDSSDIAAVDILHESPCNLNGEHIMSLLQAINLKLRVVDLQDVSLEEDFLWDLCQHGLSCKILNLKTTHIQKLNMVGNFMQLHTLNLDFCTSITSLHGDCFSCMPNLMHLSMCETRVVDLWTTMAALLKLPSLVELRFQNCLCCKDTGPCPASFGKKGNTACEKLVSAQLNMGSSIEPLHFDAEHAPIQVSHADGLHGNLISPTNASMINEVHGGSDEFSVASEADISSCLQRIGLLELSSNFLPNLNGKVKSQNEIEDVHEFVANRCTWDFKNKTTTLKNYSSHHPSLICFEKHYREYIIASLPRLKVLDNLPIGKMDKKMARIVFSKYYEYLPYNRQHKESVVSILQNREMGASGAYCPNFRKPKKQYPYGKSQCVFPRALSAAKLGSTAWPLLHTLSNFSNMYKEGREQLRPRQFEYHPSDSSLMVFGTLDGEVVVVNHENGKIVGFIPSTGAMNSVLGLCWLKMYPSKLLAGSDNGSLKLFDINYMLPKVADINCSTGVVGFDDFEPLTSVHVNSTDDQFLASGYSKDVALYDISSRRRIQLFTNMHREPINVAKFAHHSPFIFATSSFDHDVKLWDLRQKPEWPCYTASSSRGNVMVCFSPDDQYLLVSAVDNEVKQLLTADGRLHMNFEITSTGSAHNYTRSYYMNGRDYIISGSCDENVVRVCCAQTGRRVKDVYLEDSDSGNSLFVQSLRGDPFRLFHMSVLAASKRPSSKCEIIKVNLLAPSRSAKGYSYGRHVHSSFNMGG is encoded by the exons ATGGATATCTCCAGCTTAGAATCTTG GTATCTTGATTCCTGCAGTAGGCGTGAAGTGCTACCCAATTCTGCAGTGCTATCATGTTTCTCCAAG gccAAAATACAAAAGTGTTGCCAGAAGAAGTGTAGCATTGTGGTTTCACTAAATCAGCTTAAGGATGATGATATTTCTCCCCTGATTGATACATTCCTGGCAGTAGACTCTTCTGATATTGCTGCTGTTGACATACTACATGAATCACCTTGCAATTTGAATGGAGAACATATTATGTCCTTGTTGCAAGCAATTAATCTAAAACTCCGAGTTGTCGATCTCCAGGACGTGTCATTGGAAGAGGACTTTTTGTG GGATCTATGTCAGCATGGCTTATCTTGCAAAATTTTGAACTTGAAGACCACCCACATCCAAAAATTGAACATGGTTGGAAACTTTATGCAATTACACACCTTAAATCTGGATTTCTGTACTTCAATCACTAGTTTGCATGGTGACTGTTTTTCATGCATGCCAAATCTGATGCATCTCTCAATGTGTGAGACAAGAGTAGTTGATCTTTGGACAACTATGGCTGCTTTATTGAAACTTCCTTCTTTGGTAGAACTACGGTTCCAAAATTGTTTATGTTGCAAGGACACTGGGCCATGTCCTGCATCATTTGGTAAGAAGGGAAATACTGCATGTGAGAAACTTGTTTCGGCTCAATTGAATATGGGTTCATCCATTGAACCACTGCATTTTGATGCTGAACATGCTCCTATTCAAGTTTCTCATGCTGATGGGTTACATGGCAACTTAATTTCGCCCACAAATGCATCAATGATTAATGAGGTTCACGGAGGAAGTGATGAGTTTTCAGTTGCTAGTGAAGCTGACATTTCAAGCTGCCTTCAGAGAATAGGTTTGCTAGAACTATCATCTAATTTCCTTCCTAATTTGAATGGAAAAGTCAAATCACAAAATGAG ATTGAAGATGTACACGAGTTCGTTGCAAATAGGTGCACATGGGATTTCAAGAATAAAACTACTACGTTGAAGAATTATAGCTCACACCACCCATCACTTATCTGCTTCGAGAAACATTATAGGGAGTACATAATTGCTTCATTGCCTCGTTTGAAGGTTTTAGATAATTTGCCCATTGGAAAGATGGACAAGAAAATGGCAAGGATCGTCTTTTCAAAATATTATGAGTACTTACCCTATAACCGACAGCACAAAGAAAGTGTTGTTAGCATTCTGCAGAATCGTGAAATGGGAGCAAGTGGTGCCTACTGCCCTAATTTCCGTAAGCCAAAGAAGCAATATCCTTATGGAAAGAGCCAATGTGTCTTTCCACGGGCTCTTAGTGCTGCCAAACTTGGGTCTACTGCATGGCCTCTTTTGCATACTTTGTCTAACTTCAGCAATATGTATAAAGAAGGACGTGAGCAGCTTCGCCCTAGGCAGTTTGAATATCATCCATCTGATTCTAGTCTTAtggtttttgggactctagatggCGAAGTAGTCGTCGTGAATCATGAAAATGGGAAGATTGTTGGTTTTATTCCTTCCACAGGAGCAATGAACAGTGTTTTGGGTCTCTGTTGGCTCAAGATGTATCCATCAAAG CTGCTAGCTGGTTCTGATAATGGTAGCTTGAAGTTGTTTGACATCAATTATATGCTACCAAAAGTTGCAGACATAAATTGCAGCACTGGAGTGGTTGgctttgatgattttgagccatTGACTTCTGTTCATGTCAATTCCACAGATGATCAGTTTCTTGCCAGTGGGTACTCAAAGGATGTTGCTCTGTATGACATTAGTAGTAGAAGACGCATACAGCTGTTTACTAATATGCATCGAGAACCCATTAATGTTGCTAAATTTGCTCACCATTCTCCCTTCATATTTGCTACTTCGTCATTTGACCATGATGTCAAGCTCTGGGATTTGAGGCAAAAACCAGAGTGGCCCTGCTATACAGCTTCAAGTTCAAGAGGAAATGTGATGGTTTGCTTTTCTCCTGATGACCAATATCTGCTTGTATCAGCTGTTGACAATGAG GTCAAGCAACTGTTGACAGCAGATGGGAGGCTTCACATGAATTTTGAGATAACTTCTACGGGGAGTGCTCACAACTATACTCGCTCCTACTACATGAATGGAAGGGACTACATCATAAGTGGAAGCTGCGATGAAAATGTTGTCCGTGTCTGCTGTGCTCAGACTGGAAGGCGAGTTAAGGACGTTTACTTAGAG GATAGTGACTCTGGAAATTCCCTGTTTGTGCAGTCCTTAAGGGGCGATCCTTTTAGG CTATTTCACATGAGTGTTCTTGCTGCCTCTAAGCGACCAAGCTCCAAATGTGAGATCATCAAG GTCAATTTACTTGCTCCCAGTCGCTCTGCCAAAGGATATTCTTATGGTCGACACGTCCATTCTTCCTTTAATATGGGAGGTTGA
- the LOC110631710 gene encoding protein DWD HYPERSENSITIVE TO UV-B 1 isoform X3 — MSLLQAINLKLRVVDLQDVSLEEDFLWDLCQHGLSCKILNLKTTHIQKLNMVGNFMQLHTLNLDFCTSITSLHGDCFSCMPNLMHLSMCETRVVDLWTTMAALLKLPSLVELRFQNCLCCKDTGPCPASFGKKGNTACEKLVSAQLNMGSSIEPLHFDAEHAPIQVSHADGLHGNLISPTNASMINEVHGGSDEFSVASEADISSCLQRIGLLELSSNFLPNLNGKVKSQNEIEDVHEFVANRCTWDFKNKTTTLKNYSSHHPSLICFEKHYREYIIASLPRLKVLDNLPIGKMDKKMARIVFSKYYEYLPYNRQHKESVVSILQNREMGASGAYCPNFRKPKKQYPYGKSQCVFPRALSAAKLGSTAWPLLHTLSNFSNMYKEGREQLRPRQFEYHPSDSSLMVFGTLDGEVVVVNHENGKIVGFIPSTGAMNSVLGLCWLKMYPSKLLAGSDNGSLKLFDINYMLPKVADINCSTGVVGFDDFEPLTSVHVNSTDDQFLASGYSKDVALYDISSRRRIQLFTNMHREPINVAKFAHHSPFIFATSSFDHDVKLWDLRQKPEWPCYTASSSRGNVMVCFSPDDQYLLVSAVDNEVKQLLTADGRLHMNFEITSTGSAHNYTRSYYMNGRDYIISGSCDENVVRVCCAQTGRRVKDVYLEDSDSGNSLFVQSLRGDPFRLFHMSVLAASKRPSSKCEIIKVNLLAPSRSAKGYSYGRHVHSSFNMGVLGKNYSTSQGLSS; from the exons ATGTCCTTGTTGCAAGCAATTAATCTAAAACTCCGAGTTGTCGATCTCCAGGACGTGTCATTGGAAGAGGACTTTTTGTG GGATCTATGTCAGCATGGCTTATCTTGCAAAATTTTGAACTTGAAGACCACCCACATCCAAAAATTGAACATGGTTGGAAACTTTATGCAATTACACACCTTAAATCTGGATTTCTGTACTTCAATCACTAGTTTGCATGGTGACTGTTTTTCATGCATGCCAAATCTGATGCATCTCTCAATGTGTGAGACAAGAGTAGTTGATCTTTGGACAACTATGGCTGCTTTATTGAAACTTCCTTCTTTGGTAGAACTACGGTTCCAAAATTGTTTATGTTGCAAGGACACTGGGCCATGTCCTGCATCATTTGGTAAGAAGGGAAATACTGCATGTGAGAAACTTGTTTCGGCTCAATTGAATATGGGTTCATCCATTGAACCACTGCATTTTGATGCTGAACATGCTCCTATTCAAGTTTCTCATGCTGATGGGTTACATGGCAACTTAATTTCGCCCACAAATGCATCAATGATTAATGAGGTTCACGGAGGAAGTGATGAGTTTTCAGTTGCTAGTGAAGCTGACATTTCAAGCTGCCTTCAGAGAATAGGTTTGCTAGAACTATCATCTAATTTCCTTCCTAATTTGAATGGAAAAGTCAAATCACAAAATGAG ATTGAAGATGTACACGAGTTCGTTGCAAATAGGTGCACATGGGATTTCAAGAATAAAACTACTACGTTGAAGAATTATAGCTCACACCACCCATCACTTATCTGCTTCGAGAAACATTATAGGGAGTACATAATTGCTTCATTGCCTCGTTTGAAGGTTTTAGATAATTTGCCCATTGGAAAGATGGACAAGAAAATGGCAAGGATCGTCTTTTCAAAATATTATGAGTACTTACCCTATAACCGACAGCACAAAGAAAGTGTTGTTAGCATTCTGCAGAATCGTGAAATGGGAGCAAGTGGTGCCTACTGCCCTAATTTCCGTAAGCCAAAGAAGCAATATCCTTATGGAAAGAGCCAATGTGTCTTTCCACGGGCTCTTAGTGCTGCCAAACTTGGGTCTACTGCATGGCCTCTTTTGCATACTTTGTCTAACTTCAGCAATATGTATAAAGAAGGACGTGAGCAGCTTCGCCCTAGGCAGTTTGAATATCATCCATCTGATTCTAGTCTTAtggtttttgggactctagatggCGAAGTAGTCGTCGTGAATCATGAAAATGGGAAGATTGTTGGTTTTATTCCTTCCACAGGAGCAATGAACAGTGTTTTGGGTCTCTGTTGGCTCAAGATGTATCCATCAAAG CTGCTAGCTGGTTCTGATAATGGTAGCTTGAAGTTGTTTGACATCAATTATATGCTACCAAAAGTTGCAGACATAAATTGCAGCACTGGAGTGGTTGgctttgatgattttgagccatTGACTTCTGTTCATGTCAATTCCACAGATGATCAGTTTCTTGCCAGTGGGTACTCAAAGGATGTTGCTCTGTATGACATTAGTAGTAGAAGACGCATACAGCTGTTTACTAATATGCATCGAGAACCCATTAATGTTGCTAAATTTGCTCACCATTCTCCCTTCATATTTGCTACTTCGTCATTTGACCATGATGTCAAGCTCTGGGATTTGAGGCAAAAACCAGAGTGGCCCTGCTATACAGCTTCAAGTTCAAGAGGAAATGTGATGGTTTGCTTTTCTCCTGATGACCAATATCTGCTTGTATCAGCTGTTGACAATGAG GTCAAGCAACTGTTGACAGCAGATGGGAGGCTTCACATGAATTTTGAGATAACTTCTACGGGGAGTGCTCACAACTATACTCGCTCCTACTACATGAATGGAAGGGACTACATCATAAGTGGAAGCTGCGATGAAAATGTTGTCCGTGTCTGCTGTGCTCAGACTGGAAGGCGAGTTAAGGACGTTTACTTAGAG GATAGTGACTCTGGAAATTCCCTGTTTGTGCAGTCCTTAAGGGGCGATCCTTTTAGG CTATTTCACATGAGTGTTCTTGCTGCCTCTAAGCGACCAAGCTCCAAATGTGAGATCATCAAG GTCAATTTACTTGCTCCCAGTCGCTCTGCCAAAGGATATTCTTATGGTCGACACGTCCATTCTTCCTTTAATATGGGAG TTCTGGGGAAGAATTACAGCACAAGTCAAGGCCTCAGCTCTTAA
- the LOC110631711 gene encoding uncharacterized protein LOC110631711 isoform X1 produces MLLGKIYLASLPLNCSKWKEGSYQAKKHQAQANQSQERGELARQGSLRRPGRKTNSRSTSARLLINPKSKPASEQPQAAVVDEMLSLFEKFESELTPSTVEIQVALQNVTDALKTGPSILQDAEQFKKLKRALHLLTCSSEDSLAAGQMAISTNFEQEVDILEAKFRNASFVASKASQLEANKEQAKKDFQEAYRLFRELKANDNQY; encoded by the exons ATGTTGCTAGGGAAGATATACCTTGCCAGCCTTCCTCTAAATTGCAGCAA GTGGAAAGAAGGTTCATACCAAGCGAAAAAACATCAAGCACAAGCAAATCAATCTCAAGAACGGGGTGAATTAGCTCGACAGGGCAGCTTAAGAAGGCCAGGCAGAAAGACCAATTCCAGGTCTACTTCAGCTCGCTTATTGATCAATCCCAAAAGCAAACCGGCTTCAGAACAACCACAAGCG GCTGTGGTCGATGAGATGCTCTCCCTTTTCGAGAAATTTGAATCTGAACTCACACCATCTACTGTAGAAATTCAAGTTGCACTGCAAAATGTGACTGATGCACTTAAAACTGGACCTTCAATTCTTCAAGACGCTGAACAGTTCAAGAAACTCAAGAGAGCTTTACACCTCTTGACATGTAGCTCTGAAGATAGTTTGGCTGCTGGTCAGATGGCTATCAGCACCAACTTTGAGCAAGAGGTTGATATTCTTGAAGCAAAGTTCAGAAATGCTTCTTTTGTTGCATCCAAGGCTTCACAACTGGAAGCCAACAAAGAACAGGCTAAGAAAGACTTTCAGGAAGCATATCGCTTGTTTAGGGAGTTGAAGGCTAATGATAACCAATATTAG
- the LOC110631711 gene encoding uncharacterized protein LOC110631711 isoform X2, producing the protein MGMFMSLMGEGLPSMHATSFVMGTLYKQFLEKNISSFEEFHSGILDIFDTFISELPIEYYDIPSRKELEACFNDWRRAPSHQKEELSVGLMKKSINLSKLVDSILVTGMVTAAMAAKRAGNTVPQLKRIKDIPNVIFVPSVTLLSLVSIKLTRWMFLGSSIS; encoded by the exons ATGGGGATGTTTATGAGTCTCATGGGAGAAG GGTTGCCCTCAATGCATGCCACAAGTTTTGTAATGGGAACACTGTACAAGCAATTTTTAGAGAAAAATATCAGTAGCTTTGAGGAATTCCATAGCGGTATTCTTGATATCTTCGA CACATTCATATCAGAATTGCCTATTGAATATTATGACATACCCTCCAGGAAGGAACTTGAG GCATGTTTTAATGATTGGAGAAGAGCTCCATCCCACCAAAAAGAGGAATTGTCTGTTGGGCTTATGAAGAAGAGCATAAATCTTAGCAAACTTGTTGACTCTATCCTGGTCACTGGGATGGTAACAGCAGCCATGGCGGCTAAAAGAGCAGGAAACACTGTACCCCAGTTGAAGAGAATCAAGGACATTCCAAATGTCATCTTTGTGCCCTCTGTGACACTACTTTCACTCGTCTCTATCAAACTCACAAGATGGATGTTCCTAGGAAGTTCAATATCTTGA